The following coding sequences lie in one Rutidosis leptorrhynchoides isolate AG116_Rl617_1_P2 chromosome 4, CSIRO_AGI_Rlap_v1, whole genome shotgun sequence genomic window:
- the LOC139841193 gene encoding uncharacterized protein: MVTSGQTNQRRKLEVSEEWENTPIIFPAIAQEPSDAPITIKGRVKSCGYIIKRLHVDTGCGVDIMYEHCFRLLPGAVRAKLVAPNTALSGFSGESVWPIGIIELELELVDDDNKELVRSTIVEFAVVRSYSKYNALLGRTSLQKLAAIPSTVHGLIKFPTPLGIATIWSKKQDASIAAVEQAEQQPSEAEQIRSYMIIANPRHPVQKIKIGRGLCDETKFKLLNILASNTDVFEWNEADMTGVPREIAEHKLNANPSLTPVRQKKRGMAPERSEWLKAEVDKLVKANIL, encoded by the coding sequence ATGGTAACCAGCGGACAGACAAATCAGAGGCGCAAGTTAGAGGTATCTGAGGAATGGGAAAACACTCCCATCATATTCCCGGCCATAGCACAGGAACCCTCGGATGCGCCCATCACAATTAAAGGGCGTGTCAAAAGCTGTGGGTACATCATCAAGCGATTGCATGTAGACACCGGTTGCGGTGTTGATATAATGTACGAGCACTGTTTTCGCTTGCTGCCAGGGGCTGTGAGAGCCAAGCTAGTGGCTCCTAACACTGCGTTATCAGGATTTTCTGGGGAGTCCGTATGGCCAATCGGGATCATCGAATTAGAGTTGGAGCTGGTGGACGATGATAATAAGGAGTTAGTGAGAAGCACGATAGTAGAATTTGCCGTCGTAAGGTCTTACTCAAAATACAACGCGCTTTTAGGGCGCACGAGTTTGCAAAAATTAGCAGCCATCCCTTCCACGGTACACGGCCTTATCAAGTTCCCAACACCGTTAGGAATTGCAACGATATGGTCAAAAAAGCAAGATGCAAGCATTGCGGCCGTAGAACAAGCAGAACAACAGCCGAGTGAGGCAGAGCAAATTCGAAGCTACATGATCATCGCAAACCCGCGACATCCAGTACAGAAAATTAAAATTGGCAGAGGATTGTGTGATGAGACAAAGTTTAAGCTTCTTAATATATTAGCTTCTAATACGGACGTCTTCGAATGGAATGAAGCTGACATGACGGGCGTACCAAGGGAAATTGCTGAGCACAAGCTTAACGCAAATCCTAGTCTGACACCAGTACGACAAAAGAAACGAGGCATGGCTCCTGAAAGAAGTGAATGGTTGAAGGCAGAAGTCGATAAGTTGGTCAAAGCAAACATCTTGTGA